The genomic region TTGAGCTAACCTGTACTAATTGCCCGTGAGGCTTAACCATACAACACCCAAGAGGTTTTCCTCAGGTGTATATGGTCTGACATAAAAAAGTTCAAGCATTCATATTGAAAGAAAAAAGTTAAATATCAGATTTCCGAATTTATAAAAGTTTTTTGTCTGGCGACAATAGCACTTTGGAACCACCTGAACCCATGCCGAACTCAGAAGTGAAACGAAGTAGCGCCGATGGTAGTGTGGGAGTTCCCATGTGAGAGTAGGTCATCGCCAGGCTTCCAATTCTGAAAAGCCCGTTCCTTTGAACGGGCTTTTTTCGTTTAAGGTATTGGCTCGGCCTACGTCGTAGTTATCGAAAGATCGCATCTATGCATTTTCGATATTCACCACATCCATATGGCTTATCCCTATGCTTTCTTGCTATATGGCTGAAATGAAATTTTTGACCTAAAGTTGCTTTTCCTCTTTGATAGAGATTACCACAGTGTCATCTTTTAAAATCTTTGCTCCATTTCGTGTTTTAAGGCGGCCATCAAGGACATTGCCTGTTGCAGTAACCCGAGTTTCAGGAAAGCGTACATCAATGCCAACCGAGTTGAAAACAACATTTTCAACCAGAAGGCTATCTAGGGCTTTGTTTAGGTAAATACCAACGTCATTGGGGCAATTAACTATCGTATTTTTCAGCATTTTACCATTGTAATGCTCAACATCACATTCTTCAGTTTGGCAATATTGTTTCCCTGTTCCACCACCGCCGAAAGATAGTCCGACTCTTACATCATTTGGTGACTGATGTGGCACTTTCCATTCACAAGAAACCAAATTATCTTCAAATACGCCATTTTCGCCCCCGCCTTTTAGAAATGCTGCGTACGATATTTGATTTCCTGCAGCTTTTGAAAAATCAGCGATAAAGTTTTGCTTAATTAGCCAATCGTTACCGCCAATAATATCAAGTGGCGTTATAGCGGATCCTGTATCGCGGCGCCATTCGTTTATAAATGTATTGTGGTTAACGGTTACGCTATCAGGAAATGCTTTGGTGCGGGTTCTGTGGTTAACCCAACCATTACTTTTTATGTGTGAATTAAAATTAATGAACTCATTATTCTGTATGATTAGATTATCGGCATCACCAACGATATGCATTGCATGCTCACAAGCGCTATCTGTTGCGCACATACCTTTGAAGATTAAATCTTCAAATATCCAAAATGCTTTGTTGATATAAAATCCTTCGTAACTGTTCAGTTCTAATACGACACTACCCACAGCTTCTGCTCTAAGGCGGATAGGTTGTTCTTTGATGCCGTGGTTGCCAAGCGCAATACTCCTTTCCTTGATCTGATACTTGCCCGATGCGAGAACTATATCGCTACCCGGTGGCGCATTTTTGAGTGCTTTTAGCAATGCAGTTTCATCCGTAACATAGATTTCCTTTTGGGGTATGAAGTTACCATATGGTAGATATGATCCTACACCTGGAGTGCCGTTACGCTTGATGTTGATGTTGATGTTATTGTTACCTTCCGTTAAAGGTGTATGATTTTTGGGTAGCGTATCCTTGTCAAGATATGCACCTTTTAAAGCGATATAGGCACTACTTAGGTGTTGGCTAAAACTACTTTTTATAGCTATTAGGTGGCTGGGAAATAATAGGAATGATACACCTATGCTGGCTAACGCTAACATGAATAGGGCAATGAAACTTTTTATTATCATTTTCAACATATCGTTTATTTAAAAAGTTAAGTTATAAATTTCTTCTGATAATGCACTTTGTGTATTCAGATAAGTTATTATGAATAAGGGGGTATTCCTGTATTAAACATCTGCCAATTGCGACTACTGCATGTTATTTTTTATTAAAGCCGTTAATCTGGTAACTTGTTTTGCTAATAGTTTTCTGTTTTTTTTGGTCTCGACATTTAGGCGCAAAACAGGCTCAGTATTTGAGCTTCGAAGATTAAAGCGCCAATCTATGAAGCTCATTGATAAACCATCGGTCAAATCAATATATTCTGCGAGTGCTTGGTAGTGTTTTTTTACTTTTTTTATAACAGCATCGCTATCACTAACGGTCATATTAATCTCTCCCGAAATTGGGTAGCGATGCTGCATTTTCGTAATATAACTCGACAATGGTACGTCTTTTTGGCTGATAAGTTCTGCTATTAATAGCCAAGTAATCATCCCTGAATCACAATAATTGAAATCACGGAAGTAATGGTGAGCACTCATTTCACCACCGTAAATGGCATTTTCATCACGCATCCGTTGTTTGATAAACGCGTGCCCCGTTTTACTCTTTACTGCGATCCCTCCTGACGCTTTAACGACTTCCTCAGTATTCCAGTAAACACGCGGATCGTGAATGACTTTTTCTGGTTTGTTAGCTTTAGTTAAAAATGATTTTGCCAATAATCCCACCAAATAATAGCCATCGATAAACTGACCTTGTTCATCAAATAAAAAACAGCGGTCAAAATCACCATCGAAAGCTATGCCAAAGTCTGCACTGTGTTCGATGACTGCTTCTGAAGTTTGTTGTCGCCCTTCCGGTAATAAAGGGTTAGGGATGCCATTAGGGAAATTACCATCTGGTTGGTGGTTGATTTTAATGAAGTCTATTGCGTAATTTATTTGCTGTAATTGTGCTTCAATTTCATCAATTGCATGTCCTGCGACACCATTACCACTGTTTACAACGATACGCAGCGGTTTTAGTTTTGTAGGGTCGATAAAACTTAGCATTTTCTGGGCATAGGCAGCTTTACAATTTATGCTGCGACAGTGGCCTTTTTTACTCGTTGTAGAATTTTTGTCGTTTAGTAAATAGTCTTCGACTTTATCTTTTATTGCTAGTAAGTGGTTATCATTGGAAATCGGAATACTATGCGTTTTAACTAGCTTCATACCGTTGTAGTCTTTGGGGTTATGGCTAGCGGTAATTTGTATCCCACCATCACAATTAAAATATGACGTTGCAAAGTAGACTTCTTCTGTTCCTGTAAGGCCTATATCTATGACATCAACACCGGAGTCGATAAAACCCGCGATAAGGGCTTGCTTTAATGATTCAGAGGATAGTCTGTTATCAGCACCAATGACGATTTCTTTG from Thalassotalea sp. Sam97 harbors:
- a CDS encoding phosphomannomutase CpsG (capsular polysaccharide biosynthesis protein; catalyzes the formation of D-mannose 6-phosphate from alpha-D-mannose 1-phosphate), which encodes MDAINPLSCFKAYDIRGKVGAQIDERIAYYIGCAFADEIRCKEIVIGADNRLSSESLKQALIAGFIDSGVDVIDIGLTGTEEVYFATSYFNCDGGIQITASHNPKDYNGMKLVKTHSIPISNDNHLLAIKDKVEDYLLNDKNSTTSKKGHCRSINCKAAYAQKMLSFIDPTKLKPLRIVVNSGNGVAGHAIDEIEAQLQQINYAIDFIKINHQPDGNFPNGIPNPLLPEGRQQTSEAVIEHSADFGIAFDGDFDRCFLFDEQGQFIDGYYLVGLLAKSFLTKANKPEKVIHDPRVYWNTEEVVKASGGIAVKSKTGHAFIKQRMRDENAIYGGEMSAHHYFRDFNYCDSGMITWLLIAELISQKDVPLSSYITKMQHRYPISGEINMTVSDSDAVIKKVKKHYQALAEYIDLTDGLSMSFIDWRFNLRSSNTEPVLRLNVETKKNRKLLAKQVTRLTALIKNNMQ
- a CDS encoding chondroitinase-B domain-containing protein; translated protein: MLKMIIKSFIALFMLALASIGVSFLLFPSHLIAIKSSFSQHLSSAYIALKGAYLDKDTLPKNHTPLTEGNNNININIKRNGTPGVGSYLPYGNFIPQKEIYVTDETALLKALKNAPPGSDIVLASGKYQIKERSIALGNHGIKEQPIRLRAEAVGSVVLELNSYEGFYINKAFWIFEDLIFKGMCATDSACEHAMHIVGDADNLIIQNNEFINFNSHIKSNGWVNHRTRTKAFPDSVTVNHNTFINEWRRDTGSAITPLDIIGGNDWLIKQNFIADFSKAAGNQISYAAFLKGGGENGVFEDNLVSCEWKVPHQSPNDVRVGLSFGGGGTGKQYCQTEECDVEHYNGKMLKNTIVNCPNDVGIYLNKALDSLLVENVVFNSVGIDVRFPETRVTATGNVLDGRLKTRNGAKILKDDTVVISIKEEKQL